In Spodoptera frugiperda isolate SF20-4 chromosome 13, AGI-APGP_CSIRO_Sfru_2.0, whole genome shotgun sequence, the following are encoded in one genomic region:
- the LOC118270786 gene encoding uncharacterized protein LOC118270786 has protein sequence MKTFLVFLVCVAAVYCKPATSEDDVLSNVVGVVKSCAEEDVWMCIKERSMRFLENAASARELKLADGLAIYNVGTSRSARSYEPLPEEPQARENQVEARLVDAAADFMENHVIQLRMPKSTVEDMKRSLEEGRGKKKKLKQLLPILALLQLKIQSLIPLFLGIIAFAAVKGLMLAKAALLASALVLLKKLLSKSEHHESYEVVAHPHHEEHFSHGGGGHGGWGRSSQDAQSLAYNAYAN, from the exons ATGAAGACCTTCCTTGTATTCTTAGTGTGTGTGGCAGCAGTGTACTGCAAGCCAGCGACCTCTGAGGATGACGTCCTCAGCAACGTCGTCGGAGTGGTCAAGAGTTGTGCCGAAGAAGATGTCTGGATGTGCATTAAG GAAAGATCGATGAGATTCCTAGAAAACGCGGCTTCAGCTCGGGAATTGAAACTGGCTGATGGCCTCGCGATCTACAATGTCGGCACCTCTCGCTCTGCCAGGTCTTACGAACCCCTTCCCGAAGAACCTCAAGCTAGGGAGAACCAGGTTGAGGCTAGACTAGTCGACGCTGCTGCCGACTTCATGGAGAACCATGTTATCCAGCTGCGCATGCCTAAGAGCACTGTCGAGGACATGAAGCGATCCCTTGAGGAAG GCCGTGGCAAGAAGAAGAAGCTGAAGCAGCTCCTCCCCATCCTCGCCCTCCTCCAGCTGAAGATCCAGTCCCTCATCCCTCTGTTCCTCGGTATCATCGCCTTCGCTGCTGTCAAGGGTCTGATGCTCGCCAAGGCTGCCCTCCTCGCCTCTGCTTTGGTCCTCCTCAAGAAGCTGCTCTCCAAGAGCGAGCACCATGAAAGCTACGAAGTCGTAGCTCACCCACACCACGAAGAGCACTTCAGCCACGGTGGTGGTGGTCACGGTGGATGGGGCAGGTCTTCCCAGGACGCCCAGTCCCTGGCTTACAACGCCTACGCCAACTAA